One stretch of Fictibacillus sp. b24 DNA includes these proteins:
- the prfB gene encoding peptide chain release factor 2 (programmed frameshift), which produces MDLVEVKQELNVIEKRINDFRGLFDLDSKKERIAELDEQMSAPTFWDDQNAAQVVINEANGLKEQVNEFEALSSSYEDLEVAHELVKEEADADMQKELVKDLKDLIVKLNEFELQLLLNEPYDKNNAILELHPGAGGTESQDWASMLLRMYTRYAERQGYKVETLDYLPGDEAGVKSVTLSIKGHNAYGYLKAEKGVHRLVRISPFDSSGRRHTSFVSCEVMPEITDDTEIEIRTEDLKIDTYRASGAGGQHVNTTDSAVRMTHIPTNTVVSCQTERSQIKNRERAMKMMMAKLVQRRLEEQQAQLAEIRGEQKEIGWGSQIRSYVFHPYSLVKDHRTNTEVGNVQSVMDGEITPFIDAYLRSKL; this is translated from the exons ATGGATTTAGTAGAAGTAAAACAAGAACTCAACGTGATTGAAAAACGTATCAACGACTTTAGG GGTCTCTTTGACCTCGATTCAAAGAAAGAGCGTATCGCTGAACTTGATGAGCAGATGAGTGCACCAACGTTTTGGGATGACCAAAACGCTGCACAGGTGGTTATCAACGAAGCAAACGGATTAAAAGAACAAGTGAACGAGTTTGAAGCATTATCTTCATCGTATGAAGACTTAGAGGTTGCGCATGAGCTCGTGAAAGAAGAAGCGGATGCTGACATGCAAAAAGAGCTTGTGAAAGATTTGAAAGATCTGATCGTAAAATTAAACGAATTCGAACTTCAGCTTTTATTAAACGAGCCTTATGATAAAAACAACGCGATTCTGGAACTTCACCCAGGTGCTGGTGGTACGGAGTCTCAAGACTGGGCGTCCATGCTTCTTCGTATGTATACGCGTTATGCAGAGCGCCAAGGCTACAAAGTTGAAACATTGGATTACTTGCCAGGTGACGAAGCTGGAGTTAAATCCGTTACACTTAGCATTAAAGGGCACAACGCATATGGTTATTTGAAAGCGGAAAAAGGGGTTCACCGTCTGGTCCGTATTTCTCCTTTTGATTCGTCAGGCCGCCGTCACACGTCATTTGTTTCGTGTGAAGTGATGCCTGAAATTACAGACGATACTGAGATCGAAATCCGTACAGAGGATCTTAAGATTGATACGTATCGTGCGTCTGGAGCAGGCGGACAGCACGTTAACACGACTGACTCGGCTGTTCGTATGACACATATCCCGACGAACACGGTAGTTTCTTGTCAAACGGAGCGTTCGCAAATTAAGAACCGTGAACGCGCGATGAAGATGATGATGGCGAAACTTGTTCAGCGTCGTTTGGAAGAACAGCAGGCACAGCTTGCGGAAATCCGTGGAGAGCAGAAGGAGATCGGATGGGGGAGCCAGATTCGTTCTTACGTTTTCCATCCTTATAGTCTTGTAAAAGATCACAGAACGAATACCGAGGTAGGGAATGTGCAGTCTGTGATGGATGGCGAGATCACGCCGTTTATTGATGCTTATTTGAGATCTAAGCTGTAA
- a CDS encoding PhoX family protein, protein MEKKPLDRRTFLTYLGTGATALAAATTGLGALTETANAQSDSLMRMKPRKKGFKFHPIAPTDKDDLVLPKGYKYEVIASYGDVINKKGDTFGFNNDFTMYFPIEESSEHGLLWVNHEYTNPLYVEGEKVNGKYTPAQIEKMLYNQGGSIIEVKVKNGKWMMETNSEYARRVTGLTPFALTGPAKGTPAVSGATTAQGTFANCSGGRTPWNTVLSCEENFEDTSKAAGLDQTHYGWVVEVDPFDPNFKVRKHTALGRFNHENASVGISKDGRVVVYMGDDKKDACVYKFISKGKYIEAKGKDNSKLLEEGTLYAADLAKGKWVALTIEAVREKAAGNTALLEKFKTQGDVVVNAHDAAILLGATPTDRPEDVEISPLDGTVFIAHTNNDKHGNIHGHITRFFEKDGDHGAENFEFEIFAAGGRQSGFSAPDNLTFDSNANLWTVTDISSSKLNSDAWTSFGNNGMFMIPTVGRDQGVAFQFASAPKEAELTGPSFTPNERSLFLSIQHPGEETEDKANPTSTWPQVRGGNMPRPSVVAITGFKF, encoded by the coding sequence GTGGAAAAGAAACCATTGGATAGAAGAACCTTTTTAACATATTTAGGAACAGGCGCTACAGCACTAGCTGCAGCTACAACGGGATTAGGTGCTTTAACGGAAACGGCTAACGCACAATCTGATAGCTTAATGCGCATGAAACCTCGAAAAAAAGGATTTAAGTTTCACCCGATCGCACCAACTGACAAAGACGATCTTGTTTTACCAAAAGGTTATAAATATGAAGTTATTGCGTCATATGGTGATGTAATTAACAAAAAAGGCGATACATTTGGATTTAATAATGACTTTACGATGTACTTTCCAATTGAAGAATCTAGTGAACATGGCCTGCTATGGGTAAACCACGAGTACACGAACCCTTTATATGTTGAAGGAGAAAAAGTAAACGGCAAATATACTCCAGCACAAATTGAAAAGATGCTTTACAACCAAGGGGGTTCCATTATTGAAGTGAAAGTGAAGAACGGTAAGTGGATGATGGAGACGAATTCGGAGTACGCTCGACGCGTAACAGGTTTAACTCCTTTCGCGCTTACAGGTCCAGCAAAAGGAACGCCAGCGGTATCTGGTGCAACAACTGCACAAGGAACTTTTGCGAACTGTTCTGGGGGACGCACGCCATGGAACACCGTTTTATCTTGTGAAGAGAACTTTGAGGATACTTCCAAAGCTGCTGGTTTAGATCAAACTCATTATGGCTGGGTAGTTGAGGTCGATCCGTTTGATCCGAACTTTAAAGTAAGAAAGCATACAGCTCTTGGCCGATTCAACCACGAAAATGCGAGCGTTGGAATCTCCAAAGACGGACGTGTTGTTGTCTATATGGGGGACGACAAAAAGGATGCTTGCGTGTACAAGTTTATAAGTAAAGGAAAATATATTGAAGCAAAAGGAAAAGACAACAGCAAGCTTTTAGAAGAAGGAACGCTTTACGCAGCTGACCTTGCAAAAGGCAAGTGGGTAGCGTTAACGATTGAAGCGGTTCGTGAAAAAGCAGCGGGGAACACAGCACTTTTAGAAAAGTTTAAAACTCAAGGCGATGTCGTCGTCAACGCACACGACGCTGCTATTCTTCTAGGTGCAACACCAACTGACCGTCCTGAAGACGTTGAGATCTCACCTCTTGACGGAACGGTGTTTATCGCACACACGAACAACGACAAGCACGGAAATATTCACGGTCACATCACTCGATTTTTTGAAAAAGACGGAGATCATGGGGCAGAGAACTTTGAATTTGAAATCTTCGCAGCCGGTGGACGTCAAAGCGGATTTAGTGCGCCTGACAACTTAACGTTTGATTCAAACGCAAACCTTTGGACGGTAACAGATATTTCTTCAAGCAAGTTGAATTCTGACGCTTGGACAAGCTTTGGGAACAACGGAATGTTTATGATTCCAACGGTTGGGCGAGACCAAGGCGTAGCGTTCCAATTCGCATCTGCACCAAAAGAAGCGGAACTAACTGGACCATCTTTCACACCAAACGAAAGATCATTGTTCTTGAGCATCCAGCATCCAGGAGAAGAAACAGAAGATAAGGCAAATCCTACAAGCACATGGCCGCAAGTACGCGGAGGCAATATGCCAAGACCATCTGTTGTTGCGATCACTGGATTTAAGTTTTAA
- the tatA gene encoding twin-arginine translocase TatA/TatE family subunit — protein sequence MGFTNIGVPGLILILIIALIIFGPSKLPEIGRAFGSTLREFKHSAKDLMSSDEKEEKPQSK from the coding sequence ATGGGTTTCACTAACATCGGAGTACCAGGATTGATTCTGATTTTAATCATTGCCCTTATTATCTTTGGGCCATCTAAGCTGCCGGAGATCGGACGAGCATTCGGAAGCACGCTTCGCGAGTTCAAGCATTCCGCAAAAGATCTTATGTCTTCTGATGAAAAAGAAGAAAAGCCGCAGTCTAAATAA
- the tatC gene encoding twin-arginine translocase subunit TatC — translation MYFVEHLGELRKRIIITLAVFITVLSVSFFYVQPIYDWLIRDLDQQLAVLGPSEILWVYFMISGVIAIAFTIPVAAHQTWMFIKPALSKREQKVTLSYIPALFFLFLLGLSFGYFIVYPMVLNFLLGLSEGHFQTFFTSEKYFKFMMNLTLPFGFLFEIPLVVMFLTSLGILNPHVLTKARKVSYFGLVVIAVLITPPDLVSDFLVVIPLLVLYEISIMLSRVVYKKKLAKEQFANDEENKVVRMRRPS, via the coding sequence ATGTATTTTGTAGAACACCTAGGGGAGCTCAGAAAACGTATCATCATCACGCTCGCCGTTTTCATAACCGTACTTTCCGTATCCTTTTTTTACGTACAGCCCATCTATGACTGGCTGATCCGTGATCTCGATCAACAGCTGGCCGTTCTTGGACCAAGCGAAATTCTCTGGGTATATTTTATGATCTCGGGTGTGATCGCCATCGCGTTTACCATTCCTGTTGCCGCGCATCAAACGTGGATGTTTATTAAACCGGCACTGAGTAAAAGAGAGCAAAAGGTAACACTATCGTATATTCCCGCACTTTTTTTCTTGTTTTTGTTAGGATTATCGTTCGGGTATTTTATCGTGTATCCGATGGTATTAAACTTTTTGCTAGGTTTGTCAGAAGGTCATTTTCAAACCTTTTTTACATCGGAAAAATACTTCAAGTTCATGATGAATCTCACACTGCCGTTCGGATTTCTCTTTGAGATTCCACTTGTGGTGATGTTCCTGACATCGCTCGGCATCTTAAATCCTCACGTGCTCACAAAGGCGAGAAAAGTCTCGTATTTTGGTCTTGTGGTGATTGCCGTCTTGATCACACCGCCGGACCTGGTTTCGGATTTCCTTGTCGTCATTCCACTTCTCGTACTTTATGAGATCAGTATCATGCTATCGAGAGTCGTATACAAAAAGAAGCTAGCAAAAGAACAATTTGCTAATGATGAGGAAAATAAAGTCGTACGGATGCGACGTCCTTCATAA